Sequence from the Maribellus comscasis genome:
GTAGATTCGGTTACCGGTTCCTTTAAATTTCCACCGGCAGGTGAAACTGTTCCGATAAATGTTACCGAGCCAGTTTTTCCGTTGTTGAGATAAACAAATCCGGCACGGGCATAAAAGTTTGAAATAATTGCAGGCAAATCCATTGGGAAGGCATCGGGCCCGGGCAATTCCTCCATGCGGTTCGACATTTCGCGCAACGCTTGTGCCCAGCGCGACGTGGAGTCGGCCAGCAACAAGACTTTTAATCCCATAGAACGATAGTATTCAGAAATGGTCATTGCCGTGTAAACCGACGCCTCGCGTGCCGCCACCGGCATGTTCGATGTGTTGGCAACAATGGTTGTTCGTTCCATCAGTTTTCTTCCCGATCTGGGGTCATCCAGTTCAGGAAACTCAGTAAAAATCTCAACTACTTCGTTGGCACGTTCTCCGCAGGCAGCAAGCACAATCATGTCAGCTTCAGCCTGTTTTGAAAGCGCATGTTGCAGCACCGTTTTGCCGGTTCCAAAAGGTCCGGGAATAAATCCGGTTCCCCCTTCAACAATTGGGTTCAGACTGTCGATTACCCGGATGCCGGTTTCCATAAAATCAAATGGACGCGGTTTTTCCTTGTAAGCTTTTATGGGAATTTTAACCGGCCATTTTTGTACCATGGTCACTTTATGTTCCTGATTTTCAGAATCGGTTAAAATGGCAATGGTGTCGTTGATTTTATATTCACCCTCAGAAACCACATCTGTTACAGTTAACGTTCCCTTTAAAATAAAGGGAACCATAATTTTATGCGGAATCCAGTTTTCGCTTACTTCTCCAAGCCATGAGCCGGCAAGGACTTCATCACCGGGTTTTGCGAGTGGTTTAAATTTCCACAATTTATCGTCTTCCAGCGCAGGTGTATAATCTCCTTTTTGAAGAAAAATACCGGTCATTTTATCGAGGTCGTGCATCAACCCGTCGAAGTTTTTTGATAAAATTCCCGGCCCCAGTGTGGCTTCCAGCATGTGCCCTGTAAATTCAACTATGGTGCCGGTTTTCAAGCCGCGAGTGGTTTCAAAGACCTGTACATAGGCTGTTTTCCCT
This genomic interval carries:
- a CDS encoding V-type ATP synthase subunit A; this translates as MSTKGKITGIISNLVMVECDGPVSQNEICFIIHSEVRLMAEVIRIGGKTAYVQVFETTRGLKTGTIVEFTGHMLEATLGPGILSKNFDGLMHDLDKMTGIFLQKGDYTPALEDDKLWKFKPLAKPGDEVLAGSWLGEVSENWIPHKIMVPFILKGTLTVTDVVSEGEYKINDTIAILTDSENQEHKVTMVQKWPVKIPIKAYKEKPRPFDFMETGIRVIDSLNPIVEGGTGFIPGPFGTGKTVLQHALSKQAEADMIVLAACGERANEVVEIFTEFPELDDPRSGRKLMERTTIVANTSNMPVAAREASVYTAMTISEYYRSMGLKVLLLADSTSRWAQALREMSNRMEELPGPDAFPMDLPAIISNFYARAGFVYLNNGKTGSVTFIGTVSPAGGNLKEPVTESTKKAARCFYALSQTRADSKRYPAIDAVDSYSKYLEYPEFLEFMKKNISPKWVDNIILAKNILIRGRETYEQINILGDDGVPINYHVIFWKSEVIDFVILQQDAFDKVDASTPIKRQRYMMDKVLEVYHTDFHFDSFEDVSPYFKKIINVFKQMNYSEFESDDFKKYENELQEIIQERKKEKAEIN